One genomic window of Meles meles chromosome 3, mMelMel3.1 paternal haplotype, whole genome shotgun sequence includes the following:
- the WNT9A gene encoding protein Wnt-9a, with translation MLDGPLLARWLAAAFALTLLLAALRPSAAYFGLTGSEPLTILPLTLEPEAAAQAHYKACDRLKLERKQRRMCRRDPGVAETLVEAVSMSALECQYQFRFERWNCTLEGRYRASLLKRGFKETAFLYAISSAGLTHALAKACSAGRMERCTCDEAPDLENREAWQWGGCGDNLKYSSKFVKEFLGRRSSKDLRARVDFHNNLVGVKVIKAGVETTCKCHGVSGSCTVRTCWRQLAPFHEVGKRLKHKYETALKVGSTTNEATGEAGAISPPRGRAAGTGGSDPLPRTPELVHLDDSPSFCLASRFSPGTAGRRCHREKNCESICCGRGHNTQSRVVTRPCQCQVRWCCYVECRQCTQREEVYTCKG, from the exons GCTGACAGGCAGCGAGCCCCTGACCATCCTTCCGCTGACCCTGGAGCCTGAGGCCGCCGCCCAGGCACACTACAAGGCGTGTGACCGGCTGAAGCTGGAGCGCAAGCAGAGACGCATGTGCCGCAGAGACCCAGGTGTGGCCGAGACGCTGGTGGAGGCGGTCAGCATGAGCGCGCTGGAGTGCCAGTACCAGTTCCGGTTCGAGCGCTGGAACTGCACGTTGGAGGGCCGCTACCGGGCCAGCCTGCTCAAGCGGG GCTTCAAGGAGACCGCCTTCCTCTATGCCATCTCCTCGGCGGGCCTGACGCATGCCCTGGCGAAGGCATGCAGCGCGGGCCGCATGGAGCGCTGCACCTGTGACGAGGCCCCAGACCTGGAGAACCGTGAGGCCTGGCAGTGGGGGGGCTGTGGGGACAACCTCAAGTACAGCAGCAAGTTCGTCAAGGAGTTCCTGGGCCGGCGGTCGAGCAAAGATCTGAGAGCCCGCGTGGACTTCCACAACAACCTCGTGGGTGTGAAG GTAATCAAGGCCGGGGTGGAGACCACATGCAAGTGCCACGGAGTATCAGGCTCCTGCACCGTGCGGACATGCTGGCGGCAGCTGGCGCCCTTCCACGAGGTGGGCAAACGCCTAAAACACAAGTACGAGACGGCGCTCAAGGTGGGCAGCACCACCAACGAGGCCACCGGTGAGGCCGGTGCCATCTCCCCGCCTCGGGGCCGGGCGGCAGGGACAGGCGGCAGCGACCCGCTGCCCCGCACGCCGGAGCTCGTGCACCTGGATGACTCGCCCAGCTTCTGCCTGGCCAGCCGCTTCTCTCCGGGCACCGCCGGCCGCAGGTGCCACCGGGAGAAGAACTGTGAGAGCATCTGCTGTGGGCGTGGCCACAACACCCAGAGTCGGGTGGTGACGCGGCCCTGCCAGTGCCAGGTCCGCTGGTGCTGCTACGTGGAGTGTAGGCAGTGCACACAGCGTGAGGAAGTCTACACCTGCAAGGGCTGA